A genomic region of Papaver somniferum cultivar HN1 chromosome 7, ASM357369v1, whole genome shotgun sequence contains the following coding sequences:
- the LOC113298498 gene encoding dnaJ protein P58IPK homolog — protein MKLLCSSTMDLFRARDLFFHLFILFICQPLVSSQDAKPGNVADLFKRVSENIQVKRFSEALNDLNTVLEDDPNHSEAYLRRASVLRQLCRYEESEESYKKYLELKPGDSAAEKELSQLSQAKNALETALNLFDSKEYGKALDYVDKVVLVFSSSCIKAKILKVKLMLELKDYSGAISESGFILKEDENNLDALLIRGRAYYYLADHDVALKHYQKGLRSDPEHSELKKTYFGLKNLLKKTKSAEDNESKGKFRMAVEDFKAALAMDPNHSAHNVHLYLGLCKVQIKLGRGKDALDSCTEALKIDEELVEALAQRGEAKLLTEDLEGAVQDLKEAYQKSSQDMSIRESLMKAERALKMSKRKDWYKILGISKTASIQEIKRAYKKLALQWHPDKNVDNREAAEEKFREIAAAYEVLGDDEKRVRFDRGEDMEDNMGMGGGHGGFNPFGGGGGGGQQYTFHFEGGFPGGGFGGFDGF, from the exons ATGAAGTTGCTGTGTTCATCAACCATGGATCTCTTCAGAGCAAGGGATTTATTTTTTCATCTATTTATTCTCTTCATTTGCCAACCATTGGTTTCTAGTCAAG ATGCTAAACCTGGCAATGTTGCTGACTTGTTTAAGAGAGTTTCAGAAAATATTCAAGTGAAACGTTTTAGCGAAGCACTTAATGATCTCAATACTGTTTTGGAGGATGATCCAAACCATTCAGAAGCTTATTTGCGACGTGCATCAGTTCTTCGTCAATTATGCAG ATATGAGGAGTCTGAGGAAAGTTACAAAAAGTATCTGGAGTTAAAACCTGGAGATTCTGCAGCAGAAAAGGAACTTTCTCAGTTGTCGCAGGCTAAGAATGCATTAGAAACGGCACTTAATCTGTTTGATTCTAAGGAATATGGAAAAGCCTTGGATTACGTAGATAAAGTAGTCCTTGTGTTCTCATCTTCATGTATAAAG GCTAAAATACTTAAAGTAAAGTTGATGTTAGAATTGAAAGACTACTCGGGAGCTATCTCAGAGTCTGGATTTATCCTTAAAGAAGATGAGAACAATCTTGATGCATTATTGATACGCGGGCGTGCTTACTATTATCTGGCAGATCATGACGTTGCTTTGAA GCATTAtcaaaaaggtctcaggtcagatCCGGAGCATAGTGAACTGAAGAAAACATATTTTGGACTGAAAAACCTATTGAAGAAGACAAAAAGT GCAGAAGATAATGAGAGTAAGGGTAAATTCCGTATGGCAGTGGAGGACTTCAAAGCAGCTCTTGCCATGGACCCTAATCACAGTGCTCATAATGTACATCTTTATCTTGGTTTGTGTAAAGTTCAGATCAAGCTTGGCCGTGGCAAAGACGCTCTGGATAGTTGCACAGAAGCACTTAAGATTGATGAAGAGTTGGTTGAAGCTTTAGCCCAG AGGGGTGAAGCTAAGCTTTTAACTGAGGACTTGGAGGGAGCTGTTCAAGATCTGAAAGAAGCATACCAAAAATCATCCCAG GACATGAGCATCCGGGAATCATTAATGAAGGCCGAAAGAGCATTAAAGATGAGCAAGCGCAAGGACTGGTACAAGATcttaggaatttccaaaactgcaTCTATACAAGAGATTAAGCGCGCTTACAAGAAGCTTGCTTTACAATGGCATCCAGATAAGAATGTTGATAATAGAGAGGCAGCTGAAGAGAAATTCCGAGAAATAGCTGCTGCATATGAG gtgctagGGGATGATGAAAAGAGGGTGAGATTTGATAGAGGGGAAGACATGGAAGATAATATGGGAATGGGTGGAGGTCATGGTGGTTTCAACCCttttggtggcggcggtggtggtggacaACAATATACCTTCCATTTTGAAGGAGGTTTCCCTGGTGGTGGATTTGGAGGATTCGATGGATTTTGA